One genomic window of Candidatus Nanohalobium constans includes the following:
- a CDS encoding antitoxin VapB family protein codes for MATRNISLDDEAYSRLKKLKSEGESFSDVVKNVTSEKSWLEVAGIWENETEEIREAVEEGRQRSRGRSDRIAEKLSDEE; via the coding sequence ATGGCGACTAGAAATATCTCCCTTGATGACGAGGCTTACAGCAGGTTGAAGAAACTGAAGAGTGAAGGAGAAAGCTTTTCGGACGTAGTTAAGAATGTGACGAGTGAAAAGTCCTGGCTGGAAGTAGCTGGCATCTGGGAAAACGAGACAGAGGAAATTAGAGAAGCTGTAGAAGAAGGTAGACAGAGATCAAGAGGTAGAAGCGACAGGATAGCGGAGAAGCTAAGTGATGAAGAGTGA
- a CDS encoding PIN domain-containing protein — translation MIQDTSFIIELLDGNKAAINKLKNLKGEPEKISSVTVLELHEGVARSSKPEKERKQVLNVLNSKNIIQADRKVMKKAGEISGNLANKGERIDREDCIIAATALLEQDPVVTTNTKHFERIENLEIEPIK, via the coding sequence GTGATCCAGGACACCTCATTCATTATAGAACTTCTGGACGGCAACAAGGCAGCAATTAACAAATTAAAGAATCTAAAAGGCGAACCGGAGAAGATATCCTCAGTTACGGTTCTGGAACTTCACGAAGGAGTTGCTAGATCCAGTAAGCCGGAAAAAGAGAGAAAGCAGGTGCTGAACGTACTTAACTCCAAGAACATTATCCAGGCGGACAGAAAAGTGATGAAGAAGGCAGGGGAGATATCCGGAAACCTTGCCAATAAAGGAGAAAGAATCGACAGAGAGGACTGCATAATAGCCGCCACAGCACTGCTCGAACAGGACCCAGTAGTAACCACAAACACGAAACACTTCGAAAGAATAGAAAACCTGGAGATAGAACCCATAAAATAG
- a CDS encoding type II toxin-antitoxin system ParD family antitoxin, with the protein MAVSTELPEELERFVEEEVERGRYNSKSELLRDALRLKMVEREFDTRGIEGRIGEKLEDVLKDVNVEDAES; encoded by the coding sequence ATGGCTGTAAGTACTGAACTGCCTGAGGAGCTTGAACGTTTTGTTGAGGAAGAGGTTGAGCGTGGGCGTTATAACTCGAAGTCTGAGCTTTTGCGTGATGCCTTGCGTTTGAAGATGGTTGAAAGAGAGTTTGATACAAGAGGTATCGAGGGCAGAATTGGAGAAAAGTTGGAAGATGTTTTGAAGGATGTTAATGTTGAGGATGCTGAATCTTAG
- the tuf gene encoding translation elongation factor EF-1 subunit alpha, with protein MADKPHINLVFIGHVDHGKSTTIGRVLWDTENLPEEEMRKLEEAAEEAGKESFNFAFAMDSLEEERERGVTIDLAHQEFDSDNYHFTIIDAPGHRDFIKNMITGASQADAAVLVVAADDGIQPQTKEHAYLAKTLGIDQLAVAVNKMDLADYGEDGYNDIKDEVSEMIQQVGYDTSDIDFVPISAFDGEGVVENNEMDWYSGPTLVDALDDFEEPEKAIELSTRIPVQDVYTISGIGAVSVGRVETGDLSQGDDIVFQPASDRLNRNIGGEVKTIEMHHEEVESAEPGDNIGWNTRGVGEDDIKKGDVAGPADNPPTVVDSFKAQVIVLNHPNVISEGYTPVFHVNTAQVSCTFTDLHETMNPKTGETLEEDPDYIKQGQAAKVTITPQQPLVIEENDDIPQMARFAIRDMGQTVGAGQALEVNEKE; from the coding sequence ATGGCAGACAAACCACACATTAATCTCGTATTTATCGGACACGTTGACCACGGAAAGTCTACTACAATCGGTAGAGTTCTGTGGGATACTGAAAACCTTCCAGAAGAAGAGATGCGCAAGCTTGAGGAGGCTGCTGAAGAAGCAGGAAAAGAAAGCTTCAACTTCGCATTCGCAATGGACAGCCTTGAAGAAGAGCGTGAAAGAGGAGTTACAATCGACCTGGCTCACCAGGAATTCGATTCTGACAACTACCACTTCACAATCATCGACGCTCCAGGGCACCGTGACTTCATCAAAAACATGATAACAGGAGCTTCCCAGGCAGACGCAGCAGTACTCGTAGTAGCTGCAGACGACGGAATCCAGCCACAGACCAAGGAACACGCATACCTTGCAAAGACACTGGGAATCGACCAGCTAGCAGTCGCAGTCAACAAGATGGACCTTGCTGACTACGGAGAAGACGGTTACAACGACATCAAAGACGAAGTTTCCGAAATGATCCAGCAGGTCGGATACGACACAAGTGACATCGACTTCGTACCTATCTCCGCATTTGACGGAGAAGGAGTAGTAGAAAACAACGAAATGGACTGGTACAGTGGTCCAACACTAGTCGACGCACTAGACGACTTCGAAGAACCTGAAAAGGCAATCGAACTATCAACAAGAATCCCTGTCCAAGATGTATACACAATCTCCGGTATCGGAGCAGTATCCGTCGGAAGAGTAGAGACAGGAGACCTTTCACAGGGAGACGACATCGTCTTCCAGCCAGCAAGTGACAGACTCAACCGAAACATCGGTGGAGAAGTCAAGACAATCGAAATGCACCACGAAGAAGTAGAAAGTGCAGAACCTGGCGACAACATCGGATGGAACACAAGAGGAGTCGGAGAAGACGACATCAAGAAAGGAGATGTCGCAGGACCAGCAGACAACCCACCAACAGTCGTAGATTCATTCAAGGCACAAGTCATCGTCCTAAACCACCCGAATGTCATCAGCGAAGGATACACACCAGTATTCCACGTTAACACAGCACAAGTCAGCTGTACATTCACAGATCTTCACGAGACAATGAATCCAAAGACAGGAGAGACACTCGAAGAAGACCCAGACTACATCAAACAGGGTCAGGCAGCAAAGGTAACAATCACACCACAGCAGCCACTAGTCATCGAAGAAAACGACGACATCCCACAGATGGCACGATTCGCTATCAGAGACATGGGACAGACAGTCGGTGCAGGACAAGCACTAGAAGTCAACGAGAAGGAATAA
- the rpsJ gene encoding 30S ribosomal protein S10, translating into MQQARVKLRSTSQEKVDDLAEEIVEIGDEYEAEISGPVPLPTKNMNITTRKAPDGEGSSTIERYEMHVHKRLIDVKDSERALRQVMRVHVPEGVDIEIELME; encoded by the coding sequence ATGCAGCAGGCGCGTGTAAAGCTTAGAAGCACTAGTCAGGAAAAAGTTGATGACCTGGCAGAAGAAATTGTAGAGATTGGCGATGAGTACGAAGCCGAGATTTCAGGACCAGTACCGTTGCCTACAAAGAACATGAACATCACAACCAGAAAAGCTCCTGACGGAGAAGGAAGCAGCACTATTGAAAGATACGAGATGCATGTTCACAAGAGACTTATTGATGTCAAAGACTCGGAAAGAGCACTTCGACAGGTCATGCGTGTACATGTACCAGAAGGCGTAGACATTGAAATCGAACTAATGGAATAA
- a CDS encoding S1C family serine protease, with protein MDISADRVSFLIVAAIFAGGALGSGLVYTQMSSQLDSLEENLENQNDADTQIVYVNGSDQSLAPIFEKADQSVVYISAQGEESSQGSGFVYSRRGHIITNEHVVDDADNVEVSFTDGTTGEATIVGTDPYSDLAVLKVQKDNLQPLKLGNVSDVRVGQEVVAIGNPFGLRGSMTSGIISQKGRSLPVQQVGLEGFRIRDVLQTDASINPGNSGGPLLNTEGEVIGVNTAIETNTGSFSGIGFAVPASTVKRVAPDIISDGDAEHPWIGVSGTNMNRDLAKEMETNSTKGFLVMNVSKDSPASKAGLQGGKETVRLETGTFVVGGDVVVGIDGEEMRDLDDILNYLAQDAEVDEEVELTIIRNGERMNIPLTLESRPED; from the coding sequence ATGGATATTAGTGCCGATAGAGTTTCATTTTTGATTGTTGCTGCGATTTTTGCTGGAGGAGCCCTTGGCTCAGGGCTTGTATACACCCAGATGAGCAGCCAGTTAGACAGTTTAGAGGAAAATCTGGAGAATCAGAACGATGCGGATACACAGATTGTGTACGTAAATGGCAGCGACCAGAGCCTGGCACCTATATTCGAGAAAGCAGATCAATCAGTCGTGTATATTTCAGCACAAGGCGAAGAGTCTTCTCAAGGATCAGGCTTTGTCTACAGCCGCAGAGGACACATAATAACCAATGAACACGTAGTAGACGACGCAGATAATGTTGAAGTCAGCTTTACCGATGGAACAACCGGAGAAGCCACCATAGTAGGGACAGACCCTTACAGCGATCTAGCAGTTCTGAAAGTTCAAAAAGATAATTTACAGCCATTAAAACTCGGTAATGTATCAGATGTCCGTGTAGGTCAGGAAGTAGTTGCGATCGGCAATCCTTTCGGACTAAGAGGTTCAATGACCTCAGGCATAATCTCTCAAAAAGGTAGAAGTCTACCAGTTCAACAGGTAGGGCTTGAAGGGTTTCGTATAAGAGATGTACTACAGACAGACGCATCGATCAATCCTGGAAACAGTGGAGGCCCACTACTCAACACAGAAGGAGAGGTCATAGGTGTAAACACAGCTATAGAAACCAACACTGGAAGCTTCTCAGGGATAGGCTTCGCAGTACCTGCTAGCACTGTAAAAAGAGTAGCACCTGACATCATCAGCGATGGTGATGCCGAACACCCATGGATAGGTGTTTCAGGCACCAACATGAACCGTGACCTAGCCAAAGAAATGGAGACAAACTCTACGAAAGGCTTCCTTGTAATGAACGTCTCTAAAGACAGTCCTGCCAGCAAAGCAGGGCTCCAAGGCGGGAAAGAGACAGTTCGGCTTGAAACAGGGACCTTTGTCGTAGGCGGGGATGTTGTTGTAGGTATCGACGGAGAGGAGATGCGTGACTTGGATGATATACTGAACTATCTGGCTCAGGATGCCGAAGTAGATGAAGAAGTTGAATTAACTATTATTCGAAACGGTGAACGGATGAATATTCCTCTAACTCTTGAGTCAAGACCTGAAGACTAA
- a CDS encoding mRNA surveillance protein pelota, with protein MKLLKKDREEGFAQVEVENQDDLWFLKEIVQEGDSVRMKTQRTKLDGREKKTCTLTLKVEKLEYQEDRLRVTGEISEGAEDIELGYHTFNIEPGKRFKLYKNFTDEEWENLLEAEQKEPYTVLFCLVQKGEADFYIVEESGIKDLSKMDQNIPGKLYDDQDSGASFFQEAKKYIERTAEKVDKIVLAGPGFSKDRLENMLNDQVSEKIMMQDTSVTGKTGLHEAIKRGALDKVVKDSRISDESAIMEEFLEELRKDGLASYGEPVEDLVEMGAVEELLVTPKKKREDKKLVEKVEQQGGQVQVVHTDHEAGERLENFGGIAALLRFKP; from the coding sequence ATGAAGCTACTCAAAAAAGATAGAGAGGAAGGATTTGCCCAGGTTGAGGTTGAGAATCAGGATGATCTCTGGTTCCTGAAGGAGATAGTCCAGGAAGGTGACAGTGTCAGGATGAAGACGCAGAGAACCAAGCTCGACGGCAGAGAGAAGAAGACCTGCACCCTCACACTGAAGGTAGAGAAACTGGAGTACCAAGAGGACAGGTTGAGAGTTACTGGAGAGATCTCAGAAGGAGCAGAAGACATCGAACTAGGATACCACACATTCAACATCGAACCGGGAAAAAGATTCAAACTGTACAAAAACTTCACCGACGAAGAATGGGAAAACCTTCTGGAAGCTGAGCAGAAAGAACCTTACACAGTACTGTTCTGCCTGGTACAGAAAGGAGAAGCCGACTTCTACATAGTGGAAGAATCAGGAATCAAAGACCTATCCAAGATGGATCAAAACATCCCAGGAAAACTCTACGATGACCAAGACAGCGGAGCATCCTTCTTCCAAGAAGCCAAAAAATATATCGAGAGAACAGCCGAGAAAGTTGACAAAATAGTACTAGCGGGTCCAGGATTTTCTAAAGACCGTCTGGAAAACATGCTGAATGATCAAGTCAGTGAAAAAATCATGATGCAGGATACATCGGTAACAGGAAAGACAGGGCTTCACGAAGCAATTAAGCGTGGGGCTTTAGATAAGGTTGTTAAAGACTCCCGTATCTCAGATGAATCCGCCATAATGGAAGAATTCTTGGAAGAGCTGAGGAAGGATGGGCTAGCCTCTTATGGAGAGCCTGTCGAGGACTTGGTTGAGATGGGTGCTGTCGAAGAACTACTGGTTACGCCTAAAAAGAAGAGGGAGGACAAAAAACTGGTGGAAAAAGTAGAGCAGCAAGGTGGACAAGTGCAGGTAGTCCATACAGACCATGAAGCAGGGGAAAGACTGGAAAACTTTGGAGGCATAGCCGCTTTACTAAGATTCAAGCCATAA
- a CDS encoding COG1470 family protein — protein sequence MVTIPQMNFQKLTILATLILATTTLAAASQAEITVFPSESSTRIDSFTSYEATIENVGPVEDTYTFTSSNNEEIDIAPQRVTLGAGQEETVNVWYNPSQDREEGTYSFSVTAESRATGSTYNGEIVATVIREHDVEMEVDRNSQTVCRGQTATYDVEVTNNGIQQEEFQLSTDQGTLSQNTVTLEDGETKQVTLTTKSDTETNQNFNLRATSTTSYAQDIENMQFNVETCYSSETSVTPTEQETAGGTTAEFDVTIRNTGTQEDEFTLSANTGEFTENPVEVDGETTETVQLEVTPEELGKNKINIEAKGRSSTSTTATLKAYNGNDMEITYPTQSVNVCENERAEVQTNIENTGETTETFNLETNRGTLQTQEAEIQPGETAEITTLVDATTLETGNYKVKTTATASTYEEPVKTGTTTVNVENCWDVSMNVVPEVASAGENRSVVYEVQLENTGTQENTYELAYEGPEWVNIKPSNLTVGAGQTSTAYMYAGIPFKKEGNVQITATATGTNTTTSQTVELVIGKEIEEAIQDNSNQLSNGITGQFSQALGNLQTSGNLVKLTAAILLALVITAAILVREW from the coding sequence ATGGTGACAATTCCACAAATGAATTTCCAAAAATTAACAATACTTGCAACCTTGATACTTGCAACGACGACACTAGCAGCCGCCTCACAGGCAGAAATCACAGTTTTCCCTTCTGAGTCAAGCACGAGAATTGACTCATTCACATCTTACGAAGCCACAATTGAAAACGTAGGTCCTGTAGAAGACACATATACGTTCACAAGTTCTAACAACGAAGAAATAGACATCGCACCTCAGAGAGTAACACTTGGAGCAGGACAGGAAGAAACAGTCAATGTATGGTACAACCCTTCACAAGACCGTGAAGAAGGAACATATAGTTTCTCTGTAACTGCTGAAAGCCGAGCAACAGGCAGCACATACAACGGAGAAATTGTAGCAACAGTAATCAGAGAACACGACGTAGAAATGGAAGTAGACAGAAACAGTCAAACAGTCTGTAGAGGACAAACAGCAACCTACGACGTAGAAGTAACCAACAACGGAATCCAACAAGAAGAATTCCAGTTAAGCACAGACCAAGGAACACTATCACAAAACACAGTAACTCTGGAAGACGGAGAAACCAAACAAGTAACACTAACAACAAAATCAGACACAGAAACCAATCAAAACTTCAACCTAAGAGCAACAAGCACAACAAGCTACGCACAAGACATAGAAAACATGCAATTCAACGTAGAAACCTGCTACTCATCAGAAACATCGGTAACGCCGACAGAGCAGGAGACAGCAGGAGGCACAACAGCAGAATTCGATGTAACAATCAGAAACACAGGAACACAGGAAGATGAATTCACACTATCAGCAAACACAGGAGAATTCACAGAAAACCCTGTAGAAGTAGACGGAGAAACAACAGAAACAGTTCAACTAGAAGTAACACCTGAAGAACTAGGCAAAAACAAGATCAACATCGAAGCAAAAGGAAGAAGCAGCACGTCAACAACAGCAACACTCAAAGCATACAACGGCAACGACATGGAAATCACATATCCAACACAGTCCGTCAATGTATGTGAGAACGAAAGAGCAGAAGTACAGACAAACATAGAAAACACAGGAGAAACAACAGAAACATTCAACCTCGAGACCAACAGAGGAACACTACAGACACAGGAAGCAGAAATCCAACCAGGAGAAACCGCAGAAATAACCACGCTAGTCGACGCAACAACACTAGAAACAGGAAACTACAAAGTAAAGACAACAGCAACAGCATCAACATACGAAGAACCAGTCAAGACAGGGACAACCACAGTAAATGTAGAAAACTGCTGGGATGTATCAATGAACGTCGTACCTGAAGTAGCAAGCGCAGGAGAAAACCGTTCAGTAGTCTACGAAGTCCAACTAGAAAACACAGGAACACAGGAAAACACCTACGAACTAGCCTACGAAGGACCAGAATGGGTCAACATCAAACCAAGCAACCTGACAGTTGGCGCAGGACAGACAAGCACTGCCTACATGTACGCAGGAATCCCATTCAAGAAAGAAGGAAACGTCCAAATCACAGCAACAGCAACAGGAACCAACACCACAACAAGTCAGACAGTAGAACTAGTCATAGGCAAAGAAATAGAAGAAGCAATCCAAGACAACTCCAACCAACTAAGTAACGGAATCACAGGACAATTCAGCCAAGCACTAGGAAACCTACAAACATCAGGCAACCTAGTCAAACTAACAGCAGCTATCCTACTAGCACTAGTAATCACAGCAGCCATCCTAGTAAGAGAATGGTAA